The Christiangramia flava JLT2011 region TTTTGGAAATATTAGTCATTTACTTTCAAAGTTTAAGAGTTGGATTGATAAACAAGATGACAATAAAAAGGAAGTAACTATAGAAGGTAGAACTAATATTGACAGTTACGATTCTACAACCAATCACATTGTAAAGAAATCAATTTCGAAAGTAGATAAAAATGCATCGTCCAGCAGTTCAAAAAATGCGAGTAATGGAAGAAGGATTGATGGTGGTTACTCTAATAAAAAGAAGGAAATAATCGGAATAGTAGCCGAAAAAATTGTTTTTGAACTTCTCTATGAAAAATACGACCAGGTATTATGGGTTTCCAAAAATGCAACGAAATTAAAAAAGCATTTTGGTTATAATCCAGAAGGGGATGACAGCCACGGTTATGATATTGAATACCTTGATGAACAAGGAAATAAATTTTATGTTGAAGTGAAGGGCCGAGTAGACAAGACAAATTCTTTTGAAATTTCTAAGAACGAATTCGCAGTAGCAAATTTAAATAAGGAACACTATAAACTTTTTCTAGTAAAAAACACTCTTAGTAATACTAAACGAACTATAGAGGATTTAGGTCTTATTTTCAACTTTAATCAGGGTGAAGATTTTTTCTCTAATAGGAATTTCTCAGTAGGTTTTAATACTTTCGAAATTCATTTCAAATAAAAATAAATTATTTTAGAATCCTTTTTGGGTCTTCGAACTAGACCAGAGTTAGAGATAATTTTTTGGTTTTAAATAAGTAATCAGAATTAGTTGTGAGAAAGGAAATGTGAGATTATACAAATATTGGAAAAAAGATTAATAGGCTTTTTATTATTCTATTTTCTTCTTTCTAAATAATCTTTTTTTTCAATTTCAAGTACATTTTTCCTTTCTTGAAGTATATCAATTAAATACTGGATAAAAGACAATTCTTCCTCTGAAATTTTACTTGCTGCCTCCCCTCTATACAAACCACTGAACTCCTTACTCAATTTTTTCAGAGGTCTTAGTTCCCTTTTAACATCGACATAATAGAAAAATCCAGAGCTAAGGAATTTATTCATTTCAGTCTCTGAAATTTTCCTTTTATTAAAGTCTCCATGTATTAAACCTAATTGATGAAAGGTATGAAAAAACATTGCCACCTCTTTTTTTAACATATTAAAATGAAGCTGTTGCGTATGTTTAGAAAAATCGATATCCTCTTCATTATTCGAGTAATTAATACCCATTTTTTCCAGAGTATCAAAATAAGATTGAATATAATCGATGACCTCTTTAATTAAATTGATTTGGTAAGATATAATTATCATCAAATGAGCTTTACCATAAATCTCATCAACATGTAAATTATTCTCTTCATAAAGAGCATCAATCTCCTCCCATGTTTCATCTGATAACTCAATATGATTCGTAGACTCCATTTTTAAAAATTCTGAAAGAACTTGAAAAATGTAATCAGCTCTTCCTTCATTATCCCAAAGAGCCGTCTCTTCCAAATCCCTTATATTGTGGACAGGTGGTTCCTCTGGGTATTTTAAATCTACACTAGAACAGGATTCTCTAATTTTATTGTAATTAATTGTATTTAAGAACAAAAGATTCCTTTTTAAATCTTCTTGTATTTTATTTAGGAAGATTACTTCTTTTTGGGAATCTCTGTTTATATTCTTATCAATTAACTTTTTAAAGCTTTTTCTAAATTGGGCAAAGTGAAATTGATTTACATCTGTTACCCAATAACCATTAATTTTGAAATTGTTTATTGCAGCATTATAGTGAATGTCAACTCCCAAAAACGCTTTAACCTGATTGTTAAAAATAATAAGCTTTTCCATTACTACATTTCCTTAAATTACCTAAAATAACCATTTAAAACTTATTTAAAGATTTTATTCAACTTCTGCATATCCTTTTTGACGTTACGGTCTAAAACTTTTGCATAATGTTTCGTAGTCCTTATAGATGTATGCCCCATCATGGCACTAACATTTTCTATACTTACACCATTTCCTAATGTAACAGTAGTCCCAAAGGTATGCCGAGCCACATACTGGGTTAGATTTTTCTTAATTCCACATAAGGCTGCAATTTCCTTTAAGTATTCATTTATCTTTTGGTTACTAATAGTTGGAATAAGTCGAGTTCCTTCTACACCCTCATACTTATCGATGATTCTCTTAACGGGAGGTAAAACTGGGACATTAGACTTGACGGTTGTTTTTTGTCGATTAGTTTTTAACCACAAAGTTCCTTCACTATCCTTGATTAAATTGTCTCTAGTAAGATTTTCTACATCAATAGGAGCATAAGATGTATAGCAACTAAATAAAAAAATATCCTTAACTCTATTCAACCGTTCCGTATTGAAACTTTTAGTTTCTATTGCTTCTAATTCTTCAGCAGTAAGAAATTCAGCATCTTTAACTACAAGTTTACCTTCATAAAATCGAAAAGGGTTCTCTTCTATAACCCCCCTTTTCTGGGCATAATTAAAAATTGTATTAAGATTTCGGAAATATTTTACAGTCGAATTATTTGAGATTCCAATTTTGCCTTTAAAACTTGATTCATAACGTAAAAAAGATTCAAAGTCGTAAACAAATTCATTATCAATCTTTTTTATTAAAAAGTCTTTTTTTCCAAAACGATTCATGATATAATTTTCAAACAACGATTTTGCTCTTTTGTATTTCTGAAGGCTGGCTTCAGTCCTCTCCCCTTTCAATACTTTTTTCTCGAAGTCACAATTGTGTAACTTAACTACATCCCTAAATAAAACTTCATTTACATTTTTAAGTTTACCTGTAACCTGATTTTTAATATCGGAAGCAGTAATAAAATCTAAATTATGAGATAAATTAAGGTATGCAGAATCAACATTTTCAATAATCCTTTCCAATGCTAATTTGATTGCCTTTTCTCTTTTGACCTTTAAGGGATTCCGCAAATGATTGGTTGCAATCCACCTTTTCTTTGTTATCCATTTACCGCTACTCAATGTAGTAGTCGTATTTCTATGCATGATTTTCAAATAAATAGGTAGTTCACCAACATTATTCCTTTTGTCAGTTTTTAAATAAATTATTGTTTTCACCATAGCTTGTATGTTTTAGAACTATTTCAAAACTACCAGAAATGCAGAGGTTTAGCCAGGAATTCCCAAAGATTCCCTACTAAGTAGTTACCCCTCTCGGTGAGAATTAATTAGGGGTAACTCATAGGGTAACTGAACTATGACGTCTAATGCGTATTTTGCAATAAACAAGAAATAAAAAACCCTTTAAACACTAATGTTTAAAGGGTTTTGATTTTTAATGTTTCTTTTGAAACATAATTAAGCGGAGAAAGAGGAACTATCCAAAATTTTATTTCTACCATATTTACTGGACCTTCCCCAGTTTTTAAAGAAAATAAAGCACCGAATTTATCACCGAATTTCATTATTTCAAGAACTGAAAAAGTTATTAACAATTTCACCCTTATTTAAATGTTAAAGTTTAAAGTAAAAGAAGATTATTCTTCCCATTTTTCCTAAATAACTTTTTATTATTAGAAAATTCATTTGTCTCAGTTTTACAACAGCATAACAAACTCATTAGCTGGTTTATTACTTATCAGAGTATATAAGAAAATATATAGTGATGGCAAGCCAGGAAGTTGTGAATGATTGCACCATCAAGTCTTTCAATAACTTTCCTTAGAGATAGAAATTCTCCAACATCCGAAAGTTAAAGATAAAAATTTAAACTGCTGAGCTATAAAAAAGGAATATCACGAAAAATGACAATCATCATATTTTTTATTAATTACAACATTGACCTTTATAGGTAAATTTGTTATCATGGACCTAACACATCTTCACTTACTAATCACTCATTTACCTATCTATGGTTCTATTTTAGGCGTTATTGTTTTAGCCAGTATTTTTATGATCTTTTAATTTCTTAAAATAGAAACCTGGAAAAAATGAAGTGCTTTCTTATCTCAAATAGTCAAAATCGTCAGGTCTAAGTGGAGATATTTATTATTAAATTTTTGAATAACATTAGCTTGAAGAGTTTGCAACATTTTCCACCCGTTCTACCTTATCTAGTTTAGAAAGAGATAAGCGAATAATACTATTCTCTTCCGCTAGTAGATCATGTGGCACATTCCCTTCAAGAGAAAGTATGTCTCCCTTATTTATATGGTTGATTTCTCCATTCACTCCAAAGGAAATTTTGCCTTCAAAAAGTTCTACAACGATAGGGTACGGTGTTTTATGCTCTTTCATTACTTGACCTTTTTTCATAAGTAAATCTTAACTCCCCTGCTTATACTACGGATTCCTTTTAAAAATAAGCTTCTTGATAAAAAACAAAGTATGGCCCCACCAATAACTTATAAGAATAATTGAAATTACTCCCAACTGGGCGCTTATTGTTTCCCAGGTAGGATAATATCCCAGAAGGTCTAATCTCCAGGAGAGGTTAACACCAGTGATAGGAACAAAACCACTTTCCTGAAGGGCATGTACACCTTTTCCTATCAGAACAATAGCTAAACCACCAATAACCACAGTGGAGATTTTGAGTAACTTGATGACCGGAAACTTTTTCGTATACCTTAAGAGAATCCAGGAAAGGAACAATACAATCACAAAAGCTCCTGCCACACCCAACCCAATGGCGGATTGGTTGGAAGCTTCAACCTCGAGATTCAGTGCTGAAAGAAAAAGAACGGACTCAAACGCCTCTCTAAAAACCACAATAAAAGCAAAAGCGAAAATCCCCAAAAGATTACTACCAGTAAGGAGGCTATGAACCCTGGTTTTTACGAAAGAATTCCACTTCCCGATTTCCGATTTTTGATGCAGCCAAAATCCCAAATAAAGGAGAACACTTGCTGCAAAGATTGAAATGCTTCCTTCCACAATTTCTCTTTGGCTACCACCAATATTTATAAGGTCATCTACCAGGAACCAGCTGAATACCCCAACTATTACTGCCAGCATCCATCCCAGGTGTACCCATTTTGCCGCCCAGGATGCCTTCACGGATTTTATTACAGCTAATACAGTAATTAAAATTAGAAAAGCTTCAAGTCCTTCGCGGAGTATGACAGAAGCGGCCAAAAGAAAGGTTGTCCAGAATGAAAATTTATTATCGGCAAGGATTGATTTGGCTTGTTCAATTCCAGAAAGGGCAACTTTTGCCTTGGTACGTACCTTCGTCTTGCTTTGCTCATGATCTATTGCGCTTCGAAAAGCCTGCATGTCTACTTCCAACTTTCGCATGAACGAAGGATAGCTGGCTTTAAGTTGTAATTCCACTGGTTCAACACCTTCCAGATAAGCTCGCAAAGCTTTTTCCCGGGCTGCATTTTGATCCCCCTTTTCGTAAAACAATTCGGCTTCATTTACAAACCGCGCTGCAACGGATAAACTACTTGAGGATTTCCCAGTACGCGAATAATTTCGCAGTGCGGCTACTGATGTCATGGTGTCAACAGAAATATCCTGAAAAAGAGCTTCCAAATCCTGATCTGATAAAAATGCCAGGTCTTTTAAAGTTAAATCTTTTCTGGAAATTAATTTTTTAGCCAGCTCCTTATCCTTTCCTTGTTCATAAGGCAGTGCTTTTATATAAAAAGCAAGATCCCAGACTTCCTTATCTGATAGTTCGTCAAATGATTTCATGCTGGTTTGGGGGACCCCTAGCCGAATGGTATTAAAGATTTGGAAAGGTGAGCTCTCCAGCATTTTTGATGCCCAAAAATTGGTTGGCTTAGGGTTCAATTCGGTTGAGAGACTGCCATCGCCTTCTCCGTTTTTTCCATGACAGGACATGCAGTAATTTCTATACAAGGATTTACCTTTTGATATATCAGGCCATACGGGAGGTGAAATTGGAATTGGTGTAGTTTGAAGCACTAGTTTTTTCAAAGAATCTGCTATAATCTTAATTTGGTTGGAAGCTTTATTACTAGCTACCCTGTAAGACAATTCGGAAATTCCACGGAATAAATTAATACTATCTTTTTGGTCTTAAATGGGAGGTTATGCCCCAATCCTTTTAAAGTGGTTATAAAATCCAGCAGTTCACTGTATTCATTTTCATTTTTTATTTCACCATTATTAATCGCAGAATCATAGTCCTGAGCTATATAATCCAGTAGATGAACCAAAGTTCGGGCTGGTATGTTCTCCTTTTCTTGGGCAGTAATATTTTCTGATAAAAAAAGAGTGATTAAAACAGGCAAAAATAGACTCCGAAGTAGCTTCATTTCCAGAATTCGTTATTTAGAACAAATCTAAACAATAAGTTGGTCCAAAAGAAGAAAAGCCCTAATTTTCTTAATACTCTTCTCTGCTGAGTAATCAAAAAGCTAACGGATCCTTTACGTAGGAGTTGAAATTCTGTTCCTTAAAATAGCATTCCGTTATAAAACAAATTATAATGAATGCCTTTTCTATATGGAAAAGACCAGGAAAAGTCAATATAAAAGAAATAACCAGCCAGGTTCAAATTCCTATACTAGCTCAATACGGTTACATTCCTTATTTTTACCTTTTGAACGCCCCGGGCTAATTGGAAGTTATGATACCTGTAGATATATTGTTGGAAAATGGAGCTAAAAAAAGATTATTTGAGAAAAATGAATATATTTTCAGGGAAGGCAAAAAAGCTCATTTTTACTATCAAATATTTTCTGGCGAAGTAAAAATGAATAATTTTCTAGAAAACGGAAAAGAATTCATTCAGAGCTTTTTCAGCGCTCCCCGAAGCTTTGGGGAACCGCCGCTTTTTGCCAACATTCGCTATCCTGCCAACGCCATTGCAACAATGGATTCGGAAATTTTTTTACTTGAAAAGAAAGCATTCTTACAATTACTTACCTCCCACCCTTTGATCCATCTTAAAATTACAGAAGCTCTGGCCACTCGACTCCATTATAAGGCAATTATGGCGCCCGAAATTTCTTCTCAGGAGCCTGAACACAGGATTCTGAGAGTCCTGGATTACTTAAAAAAGGAGATCTACAAATTGGAGAAACCTTTTTCCTTTAAAGTTGATCTTACAAGACAACAAATCGCAGATTTAACGGGACTTCGAGTGGAAACTGTGATTAGAGCCACAAAAGCGCTGGAAAAGAAAAAAGAATTAAAAATTAAAAATCGTAAAGTTTACCGATAAGCTTCAGGTAAATCAGAAACTAAACTTCGTAGTTCAATTTTTCCGGTTATAAAATTTACCGAATTACTGTAAAAGTAAAAAGGTAGTTCCTTGATCCATCGAAGATATATACTCGCTTTTTCACATTCCTTTGTATAAAATTAGCCTCCAGTTCCTTCTTATGATTAAGGTCATAAAATTTACCTGAAGTCATGTCTATTTTTGCTTCAGTAATATTTATATGATGAAATACTATCAAAAATTTTTATCCGACTTCCAGGAATCCTTTTATATGCACGCAACGCTCGGAATTATTTTATCGAGCTGCCTTGGAGCTGCAGCAGCCATGTTGGTATTAATGAACGGTCATGCTTTATTGCAAATGGTTCAGTTGTTTGTAATTACCTGTATCTGTATGGGTTTTAATACTACTGTTCTTGCAAACCTGAAGCCAAAAGTAGTGTTCAATACTCTCATGACAAGCCTGGTATTAAATACTGCATTTATCCTTTACTACATCTTCTAAAAAAATAAAACCATGGAAAATCTACTTGAAACACCCGTAGGTCAAATCGTTGCTGAAGATTATCGTACAGCACAAATTTTTAAAAACCATAAAATTGATTTTTGTTGTCAGGGCAACAGAAGTATTCGAGAAGCAGCTGAAAAAAATAAATTAGATGCGCACGTCCTATTAAATGAAATCAAAACTTTACAAAATATAAAAACAGAAGAAAGGATTGATTTTCAAAAATGGCCAATGGAGCAACTCATTGATTATATCGAAAAAAAACATCATCGGTATGTCGAAGAGCAGATTCCTATTCTGAAAGCATATCTTGAGAAACTCTGCAAGGTTCATGGCGACAGTCATCCTGAACTATTTCAAATTACCGATAATTTCAATCAATCAGGTGCAGAACTTGGTGCTCATATGAAAAAAGAAGAGTTGATTCTTTTTCCCATTATTAAAAAAATGGAACAGGCCAAAAAGTCGGCCACAAAATTTGAAAAAGTCCCAATGGGCACTGTTCAAAACCCCATTCAAAAAATGATGGATGAACACGAAACAGAAGGAGAGCGGTTCCGGCAAATAGAAGCCTTAAGTGATGGCTATACCCCACCGGCGGATGCGTGTAATACCTATAGGGTCACCTACTCCTTACTCCACGAGTTTGAAGAGGATCTCCATCAACATATTCACCTTGAAAATAATATACTCTTTCCTAAAGCTGCAGAACTAGAAAAAGAATTAGCAAACTAAAGAAAATCACTGAAGAAGATATTTCCTTTTTTTCCTAATAACTAAGCCAAGCTCTACCCAGGTGCCGGAGGCAGGATTTTTCGACAAAAATTAGAATTACAAGCGAAGATTCTGCTTCCGGAGCCTACTTGTGTTTGTTGTGAAAAATTTGAATGTTGCTGCTCCAATTTGCAGCTTCTGTTGAGTTTCACCTTCTTCTAGTAAAATCCCAAAATCATTCCAAAACAAAATTGGAACTGGTATTTCTTTTTATCTAATCCTAATAAAAATTTGTGTGTTTTTTATTAAAATTTTAGTTTTAAAGTATAAATAAAGCAAAAAACCAAGTAATTCTTTATTTTTTTTTAAAACAGGCCAGCTCCAATTCAATAATGCTTCAATCATAGCTTCATAATAAAATACTTACTACTATGTCTAAGGAAAAAAAACTATGGATCGCTTTCATTTTAATTATTACAGCTTCTTTCGCCGTATTGGGCTACTACGGTTTCGAAATTTATCAGAAGGCTCCTCCAATGCCTACCAAAATAGTTACTACTGATGGGCAAACTGTTTTTGACGGGCAGGATATTAAAGACGGTCAAAATGTTTGGCAAAGCCTGGGAGGCCAGGAAGTAGGATCCATTTGGGGTCATGGTGCCTATACAGCCCCAGATTGGACTGCTGACTGGCTTCATCGGGAAGCTCTTTTTATTCTTAATCATTGGTCGGAAAAAGAATTTGATGTTTCTTATGAAAAACTGGGTAGTGAAGAGCAGGCGAAACTGGAGCGCAGGCTACAGATAGAACTGCGCAATAACACTTATGATCCGGGGAATAAAACGATCAGCATTTCGCCCATTCGGGCAGAGGCTATAAAATATTTGAATTCCTACTATAAAGGATTGTTTATGAACGATCCTAAACTAGATGAGCTCAGGAATAATTATGCCATTCCCGAAAATTCCATAAAAGACGAAACCAGAATGCGACAAATGACTGGTTTTTTCTTTTGGACTTCCTGGGCAGCAGTGACGGAAAGGCCAGGCGCAGAGGTGACCTATACGCACAATTGGCCAGCAGACGATCTTGTAGGAAATAAAGCTACTGGAGATCTACTTCTTTGGACAGGTTTCAGCGTTATTCTGCTACTTTTCGGGATCGGGATAATGATTTTCTACCATGCCCGGATGAAAGAAGAAGAAGGACCCGACAAACCAGTACAGGATCCGTTGATGCGACAAACTATTACTCCTTCTATGAAGGCAGTTAAAAAATATATCTGGGTAGTTAGCCTTCTTATACTAATACAAGTAACCTTTGGAGTTATTACCGCCCATTATGGTGTGGAAGGGGATGCTTTTTATGGCCTGAATCTGGCGGATATCCTCCCTTATTCAATTTCCCGGACCTGGCATGTACAGTTGGGTATACTGTGGATTGCTACGGCTTGGCTTGCCACCGGACTTTATATTGCACCCGCTGTATCAGGTAAAGACCCTAAATTTCAAAAACTAGGAGTTAATTTCCTATTTATTTGCCTCTTAATAATTGTTCTGGGATCTATGGCAGGTCAATGGATGGGAGTAATGCAAAAGCTTGATCTCACACAAAACTTCTGGTTTGGTCATCAAGGATATGAATACGTGGATTTAGGCCGCTTCTGGCAAATATTTCTGCTGGTGGGATTATTTGTATGGTTAGCCTTAATGGTAAGGCCGCTGATCCCTGTTCTAAAACGTAAAACATCCGAAAGGAATTTGCTTTTAATGTTTTTAGTCTCTTCCGCTGCCATTGCATTATTTTATGCTGCCGGATTGATGTGGGGTCGCCAAACCAATCTTGCTATTGCTGAATATTGGAGATGGTGGGTTGTGCATCTTTGGGTAGAAGGATTTTTTGAAGTATTTGCTACAGTAGTATCCGCATTTTTGTTTGTAAGGTTAGGGTTACTACGTACTAAAACAGCTACACTCAATATACTTTTAGCTACAATAATATTTTTATCAGGCGGAATCATTGGTACCTTTCACCATTTATACTTTAGCGGTACACCTAAAGCGGTAATGGCCTTAGGGGCTACTTTCAGCGCTCTTGAAGTGGTACCTTTAGTACTCATTGGGTACGAAGTATATGAAAATTACCGGTTGAGCAAATCTACACAGTGGCTCAAAGACTATAAGTGGCCAATTTACTGTTTAATCGCTGTAGCATTCTGGAATTTTTTGGGTGCTGGAATTTTTGGATTTATTATAAACCCTCCGATTGCACTGTATTATATGCAGGGACTCAATACAACTGCCGTGCATGCTCATACAGCTCTCTTTGGTGTATACGGAATGTTGGGCATTGGATTGATGCTTTTTGTACTGCGAAGTATTTATAGGGTAAAAATATGGAACGATAAATTAATGAGTTTTAGCTTCTGGTCTATAAACATTGGTTTACTTCTTATGGTAGTACTAAGCTTACTTCCACTTGGATTATTGCAAACAGTTGCCAGTGTAAATAAAGGAATGTGGTATGCCAGGTCATCGGAATTCCTACATCAGCCCGGAATGGATACACTTAGATGGCTCAGAGTCATAGGCGATACTATTTTCGCTATCGGATTGGTAGCCTTCGTATGGTTTGTCTTTTCTTTAAATAAGAGCGAAGAAATAAACGAGTAATCCTTTTCATTCCATGAAGCTATAAAAAGATATTTTGTAATGATTTGAAATTCTATTGAATATATTCTTTTTGTGCAATGAGCCAGATGATTCATAAAAATATAATGTTTCATCTGGCTTTTTTATAATGATCACATATCACGTTATTTGTTAACACATTTATCCTCCTCTTCTTCCATATTTTCACCATCCATGACATAAATTCGACAGTAGGATTATCTGATTTCTATTTTAGTACCTACTGCACTATTCTCATATACATTTGGGTGCATAGTAAAATAAAGTTACTGAGGACCTGAATGTTTAAACCTGGAGCTACTCCAGTTAGTTATATGGATTTTAGAACAAGATCAAAAGAGTATTTTCCGCTTCCCAAAATCAGCAAAGGCAAATACAGTGATAGATAAAGAAGTCCTAATTCCTTATTTATAAAGGGATCATTGCCATGAATCATAAGGACCGCAACTAACATGGTGATCATTGGTGCAATAACCGCCAACCGTGTAACCACACCAAAGAAAATAAATATGGAACAAACCACTTCTGCAAATATTGTGAGAAACAGGGAGAATCCTGGGCTAAGGCCCATCACTCCTGGAAATTGTATTTCTCCACCTGACAATAGCATTTGTAATTTTGGAATTCCGTGCGTAAGCATTAGCGCCGCTACCGCTGCTCTAAGAACCAATAGCACAGCATCAACCTGTGAGGGTGAATAGTCCGTTTTAAAGATTTTATTCATAACTAAATATTTTTAACCAATTTTTA contains the following coding sequences:
- a CDS encoding site-specific integrase, whose product is MVKTIIYLKTDKRNNVGELPIYLKIMHRNTTTTLSSGKWITKKRWIATNHLRNPLKVKREKAIKLALERIIENVDSAYLNLSHNLDFITASDIKNQVTGKLKNVNEVLFRDVVKLHNCDFEKKVLKGERTEASLQKYKRAKSLFENYIMNRFGKKDFLIKKIDNEFVYDFESFLRYESSFKGKIGISNNSTVKYFRNLNTIFNYAQKRGVIEENPFRFYEGKLVVKDAEFLTAEELEAIETKSFNTERLNRVKDIFLFSCYTSYAPIDVENLTRDNLIKDSEGTLWLKTNRQKTTVKSNVPVLPPVKRIIDKYEGVEGTRLIPTISNQKINEYLKEIAALCGIKKNLTQYVARHTFGTTVTLGNGVSIENVSAMMGHTSIRTTKHYAKVLDRNVKKDMQKLNKIFK
- a CDS encoding FTR1 family protein gives rise to the protein MKKLVLQTTPIPISPPVWPDISKGKSLYRNYCMSCHGKNGEGDGSLSTELNPKPTNFWASKMLESSPFQIFNTIRLGVPQTSMKSFDELSDKEVWDLAFYIKALPYEQGKDKELAKKLISRKDLTLKDLAFLSDQDLEALFQDISVDTMTSVAALRNYSRTGKSSSSLSVAARFVNEAELFYEKGDQNAAREKALRAYLEGVEPVELQLKASYPSFMRKLEVDMQAFRSAIDHEQSKTKVRTKAKVALSGIEQAKSILADNKFSFWTTFLLAASVILREGLEAFLILITVLAVIKSVKASWAAKWVHLGWMLAVIVGVFSWFLVDDLINIGGSQREIVEGSISIFAASVLLYLGFWLHQKSEIGKWNSFVKTRVHSLLTGSNLLGIFAFAFIVVFREAFESVLFLSALNLEVEASNQSAIGLGVAGAFVIVLFLSWILLRYTKKFPVIKLLKISTVVIGGLAIVLIGKGVHALQESGFVPITGVNLSWRLDLLGYYPTWETISAQLGVISIILISYWWGHTLFFIKKLIFKRNP
- a CDS encoding Crp/Fnr family transcriptional regulator, coding for MIPVDILLENGAKKRLFEKNEYIFREGKKAHFYYQIFSGEVKMNNFLENGKEFIQSFFSAPRSFGEPPLFANIRYPANAIATMDSEIFLLEKKAFLQLLTSHPLIHLKITEALATRLHYKAIMAPEISSQEPEHRILRVLDYLKKEIYKLEKPFSFKVDLTRQQIADLTGLRVETVIRATKALEKKKELKIKNRKVYR
- the ric gene encoding iron-sulfur cluster repair di-iron protein translates to MENLLETPVGQIVAEDYRTAQIFKNHKIDFCCQGNRSIREAAEKNKLDAHVLLNEIKTLQNIKTEERIDFQKWPMEQLIDYIEKKHHRYVEEQIPILKAYLEKLCKVHGDSHPELFQITDNFNQSGAELGAHMKKEELILFPIIKKMEQAKKSATKFEKVPMGTVQNPIQKMMDEHETEGERFRQIEALSDGYTPPADACNTYRVTYSLLHEFEEDLHQHIHLENNILFPKAAELEKELAN
- a CDS encoding nitric-oxide reductase large subunit, yielding MSKEKKLWIAFILIITASFAVLGYYGFEIYQKAPPMPTKIVTTDGQTVFDGQDIKDGQNVWQSLGGQEVGSIWGHGAYTAPDWTADWLHREALFILNHWSEKEFDVSYEKLGSEEQAKLERRLQIELRNNTYDPGNKTISISPIRAEAIKYLNSYYKGLFMNDPKLDELRNNYAIPENSIKDETRMRQMTGFFFWTSWAAVTERPGAEVTYTHNWPADDLVGNKATGDLLLWTGFSVILLLFGIGIMIFYHARMKEEEGPDKPVQDPLMRQTITPSMKAVKKYIWVVSLLILIQVTFGVITAHYGVEGDAFYGLNLADILPYSISRTWHVQLGILWIATAWLATGLYIAPAVSGKDPKFQKLGVNFLFICLLIIVLGSMAGQWMGVMQKLDLTQNFWFGHQGYEYVDLGRFWQIFLLVGLFVWLALMVRPLIPVLKRKTSERNLLLMFLVSSAAIALFYAAGLMWGRQTNLAIAEYWRWWVVHLWVEGFFEVFATVVSAFLFVRLGLLRTKTATLNILLATIIFLSGGIIGTFHHLYFSGTPKAVMALGATFSALEVVPLVLIGYEVYENYRLSKSTQWLKDYKWPIYCLIAVAFWNFLGAGIFGFIINPPIALYYMQGLNTTAVHAHTALFGVYGMLGIGLMLFVLRSIYRVKIWNDKLMSFSFWSINIGLLLMVVLSLLPLGLLQTVASVNKGMWYARSSEFLHQPGMDTLRWLRVIGDTIFAIGLVAFVWFVFSLNKSEEINE
- a CDS encoding DoxX family protein — encoded protein: MNKIFKTDYSPSQVDAVLLVLRAAVAALMLTHGIPKLQMLLSGGEIQFPGVMGLSPGFSLFLTIFAEVVCSIFIFFGVVTRLAVIAPMITMLVAVLMIHGNDPFINKELGLLYLSLYLPLLILGSGKYSFDLVLKSI